Proteins from a genomic interval of Treponema brennaborense DSM 12168:
- a CDS encoding [Fe-Fe] hydrogenase large subunit C-terminal domain-containing protein, translating into MSTSVKPVIRVDKSKCVNCHRCITVCPAKMCNDGSGNYVGVNTDLCIGCGECIEACSHGARVGLDDADDFFRAVKNGEPVVAVVSPAVAASFNGEYLRLNGWLKSVGVKAVFDVSFGAELAVQSYAEYMRRQDPKLVIAQTCPVLVSFIEIYRPELIPYLAPVDSPVLHTMKWIRQFKPEYASAKIAAITPCYAARLEFDETGTGDFNVTIKSLESYIESHGIDLSSFPETEFETPPAERAVTFSTPGGLTRTAERVMPGISGITRRIEGQPQIFTYLAHLSKAIKSGDAPVFKLVDCLNCEMGCNAGPATSNSTCNRDKVEGYIERRAVKAALKAGKRRKPITSAKMNKSLEKYRKPGLYDRTYVDRSDKFAESFHIPTDAELKNMYRAMRKETKNDMLNCGSCGYKSCEQMAVALANKLNRPENCRHYMTCMIGELHENHQMEISGTVSLVVGSASEKLDRTSECVQHLAEMVSSMASCVSQSSAAIEQMVANISSISSVLDKNAKAVERLAAASQRGRESLDGVVRMISEIKAGSNGLAETNGIIRNISSQTGLLSMNAAIEAAHAGSAGRGFAVVADEIRKLAENSGTQAKKISKVLKNIKNLIDTTAAASGEAQSGFEQVVDLSSGVRDQELIIRNAVSEQAGGGSELLAALHQMNDLMQGVKENTEQLQAISETVIREIKSLAG; encoded by the coding sequence TGTATCACCGTGTGTCCGGCAAAAATGTGCAACGACGGATCCGGAAATTACGTCGGCGTGAATACCGATTTGTGTATCGGCTGCGGTGAATGCATAGAAGCGTGCAGTCACGGAGCCCGCGTCGGACTGGACGATGCGGATGATTTTTTCCGTGCGGTGAAAAACGGAGAACCGGTGGTTGCCGTCGTTTCGCCCGCCGTTGCGGCAAGTTTTAACGGGGAATATTTACGTCTGAACGGTTGGCTCAAATCCGTCGGGGTAAAAGCCGTCTTCGACGTTTCGTTCGGCGCCGAACTGGCCGTACAGTCTTATGCCGAATATATGCGCAGACAGGATCCAAAACTGGTTATCGCGCAGACGTGCCCCGTTCTGGTGTCTTTTATCGAAATATACCGGCCGGAGCTGATTCCGTATCTCGCGCCGGTCGACAGTCCCGTGCTGCATACGATGAAATGGATTCGGCAGTTCAAACCGGAATACGCGTCGGCAAAAATCGCCGCGATTACTCCCTGCTACGCCGCTCGCCTTGAATTCGACGAAACGGGAACGGGCGATTTTAACGTGACGATCAAGTCGCTTGAATCGTATATCGAGTCACACGGAATCGATCTGAGTTCGTTTCCCGAAACCGAATTTGAAACTCCGCCGGCCGAGCGCGCCGTTACCTTTTCCACTCCCGGCGGACTTACGCGTACCGCGGAACGGGTCATGCCGGGTATTTCCGGTATAACGCGCCGAATCGAAGGTCAGCCGCAGATATTCACGTATTTGGCGCATCTTTCAAAGGCAATAAAAAGCGGCGACGCGCCGGTATTCAAACTGGTGGACTGCCTTAACTGCGAAATGGGATGCAACGCGGGACCGGCAACCTCGAACAGTACCTGCAACCGCGATAAGGTGGAAGGATATATTGAACGTCGTGCGGTAAAAGCCGCACTGAAAGCCGGAAAAAGGCGCAAGCCGATAACTTCGGCAAAAATGAACAAATCGCTTGAAAAATACCGGAAGCCCGGTTTGTACGACCGGACGTACGTGGATAGGTCGGATAAATTTGCGGAATCGTTCCATATTCCGACGGACGCCGAATTGAAAAACATGTACCGCGCTATGCGCAAAGAAACCAAAAACGATATGCTCAACTGCGGCTCCTGCGGATATAAAAGCTGCGAGCAGATGGCGGTTGCGCTGGCGAACAAACTCAATCGCCCTGAAAACTGCCGCCATTACATGACGTGCATGATCGGCGAATTGCATGAAAATCATCAGATGGAAATTTCCGGTACGGTAAGCTTGGTCGTCGGTTCCGCGTCGGAAAAACTCGACCGGACGAGCGAATGCGTGCAGCACCTTGCGGAAATGGTTTCGTCGATGGCGTCCTGCGTAAGCCAGTCGTCCGCCGCGATCGAGCAAATGGTTGCCAATATTTCATCCATCAGTTCCGTCTTGGATAAAAACGCAAAGGCGGTGGAACGGCTTGCGGCGGCTTCGCAGCGCGGCCGGGAGAGCCTGGACGGCGTTGTCCGGATGATTTCGGAAATCAAAGCCGGATCGAACGGGCTTGCCGAAACGAACGGCATTATCCGTAACATTTCAAGCCAGACGGGACTTCTTTCGATGAACGCGGCGATAGAGGCGGCGCACGCAGGCTCCGCCGGCCGCGGATTCGCCGTCGTTGCCGACGAAATCCGTAAACTCGCCGAAAATTCGGGTACGCAGGCAAAAAAGATTTCAAAGGTGCTGAAGAATATTAAAAACCTGATCGACACGACCGCCGCCGCTTCCGGTGAAGCACAATCCGGCTTCGAGCAGGTGGTCGATCTGTCGTCCGGCGTCCGCGATCAGGAACTGATTATCCGCAACGCCGTTTCCGAACAGGCCGGCGGCGGTTCCGAATTGCTCGCCGCGCTGCATCAGATGAACGATTTGATGCAGGGGGTAAAAGAAAACACCGAACAGTTGCAGGCGATCAGTGAAACGGTCATACGGGAAATCAAATCGCTTGCAGGCTGA
- the aspS gene encoding aspartate--tRNA ligase — protein sequence MKRTATCGDLRKADIGKAVTLNGWIHRKRDHGGISFINLRDRYGLTQVVVDSDSPAELAATAADLKMEYCVAVEGIVRGRPDSMINADMPTGEVEVVAKRISILSKSDVLPFMIDELNKDGTRVVPNEDLRLKFRYLDLRTASMQHHLALRHKVTIAVRNYLDAHNFYELETPTFIKSTPEGARDYLVPSRLYPGKFYALPQSPQLYKQLLMVSGFDRYFQIARCYRDEDARGDRQPEFTQIDMEMSFVSRDDVLAMTEGMMQAVFKETMGIDLALPFQRIAYDDAIDWYGSDKPELRFGMKMQDGAFLAELGTFQAFKDALAPDEKGCVTGAVKALVVSGAAEAYSRKKIEELESAAKIYKARGLGWMKVAGTPDAPLLEGGIAKFFDGKAGDVCARLGAKTGDLLLFVADTKKKTACTALGAVRTRLGKDLGLCDPDAFAFAWIVDFPMFEWNEDECKWDTAHHMFTMPQEKYHATLESDPGSVKGDLYDLVLNGYELASGSIRIHDPDLQKRIFKIVGFDEAEGQKKFGFLTEAFKYGAPPHGGIAPGLDRLVMLMCKETSIKEVIAFPKNTFAQSPMDDCPSEVDQKQLDELHLIIKE from the coding sequence ATGAAACGTACCGCCACTTGCGGCGATTTACGCAAGGCAGATATCGGAAAAGCCGTTACGCTGAACGGCTGGATCCACCGAAAACGGGACCACGGCGGAATCTCTTTTATCAATTTACGCGATCGCTACGGTTTGACACAGGTCGTCGTGGATTCCGATTCTCCCGCGGAACTCGCCGCAACCGCAGCCGACCTTAAAATGGAATACTGCGTCGCCGTCGAAGGCATCGTGCGCGGACGTCCCGATTCGATGATCAACGCCGATATGCCCACCGGAGAAGTTGAAGTCGTTGCAAAGCGGATTTCGATCCTTTCAAAAAGCGACGTACTGCCGTTCATGATCGACGAATTGAACAAAGACGGTACGCGAGTCGTTCCGAACGAAGATTTGCGTTTGAAATTCCGTTATCTCGATCTGCGTACGGCGAGTATGCAGCATCATCTGGCACTGCGGCATAAAGTAACCATCGCCGTGCGCAACTATCTCGACGCGCACAACTTTTACGAATTGGAAACGCCGACTTTTATCAAATCGACCCCTGAAGGCGCGCGCGACTACCTCGTACCGTCGCGTCTGTACCCGGGAAAATTCTACGCGCTGCCTCAGTCGCCCCAGCTGTACAAACAGCTTTTGATGGTATCGGGGTTCGACCGCTATTTTCAGATCGCCCGCTGTTACCGCGACGAAGACGCGCGCGGCGACCGTCAGCCCGAGTTTACGCAGATAGATATGGAAATGAGTTTCGTTTCGCGTGACGACGTACTCGCCATGACCGAAGGCATGATGCAGGCCGTTTTCAAGGAAACGATGGGCATCGACTTGGCGCTGCCGTTTCAGCGCATCGCGTACGACGACGCGATCGACTGGTACGGAAGCGATAAACCGGAACTCCGGTTCGGCATGAAAATGCAGGACGGAGCGTTTCTTGCGGAACTGGGGACGTTTCAGGCGTTCAAAGACGCGCTCGCCCCGGACGAAAAAGGCTGCGTAACCGGCGCGGTAAAAGCGCTCGTCGTAAGCGGAGCCGCCGAAGCGTACAGCCGCAAAAAAATTGAAGAACTTGAATCGGCCGCCAAAATATACAAAGCGCGCGGTTTGGGCTGGATGAAAGTTGCCGGAACGCCGGACGCACCGCTGCTTGAAGGCGGCATCGCCAAATTTTTCGACGGAAAAGCGGGCGACGTATGCGCGCGCCTCGGCGCGAAAACCGGCGATTTGCTGCTGTTCGTCGCCGACACCAAAAAGAAAACCGCCTGTACCGCGCTCGGCGCCGTACGCACGCGGCTCGGCAAAGACCTCGGCCTGTGCGACCCCGACGCGTTCGCGTTCGCCTGGATCGTCGATTTTCCGATGTTTGAATGGAACGAAGACGAATGCAAATGGGACACCGCTCACCACATGTTCACGATGCCGCAGGAAAAATATCACGCCACGCTTGAGTCCGATCCGGGCAGCGTAAAAGGCGACCTGTACGACTTGGTGTTGAACGGGTACGAACTGGCTTCCGGTTCCATCCGTATTCACGATCCGGATCTGCAAAAACGCATTTTCAAAATCGTCGGATTCGACGAAGCCGAAGGACAGAAAAAGTTCGGGTTCCTTACCGAAGCGTTCAAATACGGCGCGCCGCCGCACGGAGGTATCGCTCCGGGGCTCGACCGTTTGGTCATGCTGATGTGCAAGGAAACTTCCATAAAAGAAGTTATCGCGTTCCCCAAAAATACGTTCGCGCAAAGTCCCATGGACGACTGTCCGTCGGAAGTCGATCAGAAGCAGCTCGACGAACTGCATTTGATCATCAAAGAATAA
- a CDS encoding NifB/NifX family molybdenum-iron cluster-binding protein, whose product MKIAITYENGDIFQHFGKCPSFLIAETDGKSITSSNVVSTNGSGHSALFQFLKDLGVDTVICGGMGQGARDALENGNIRVVAGQSGAAEAALRFFLNGDLKDNPAGKCDHHHEGSAHTCGEHGCK is encoded by the coding sequence ATGAAAATCGCCATTACGTATGAAAACGGGGATATTTTCCAGCATTTCGGAAAATGTCCGTCTTTCTTAATAGCCGAAACGGACGGGAAATCGATAACATCCAGCAACGTCGTTTCAACAAACGGCAGCGGACATTCCGCGTTATTCCAGTTTCTGAAAGATTTGGGAGTCGATACCGTTATCTGCGGCGGAATGGGCCAAGGCGCGCGGGACGCGCTTGAAAACGGAAATATCCGCGTCGTTGCCGGACAATCGGGTGCGGCGGAAGCGGCGCTTCGGTTCTTTTTAAACGGCGATCTGAAAGACAACCCCGCCGGCAAATGCGATCACCACCACGAAGGCAGCGCACATACCTGCGGCGAACACGGCTGCAAATAA
- a CDS encoding manganese efflux pump MntP family protein: MGFLELLLLAIGLSMDAFAVSVSDGMCLRNMTAKKAAAVALTFGIFQALMPVIGYLGGSLFYEQIRTLDHWVAFILLGFLGGKMLFEGIKVWQKPKDECCPAQSELTFKLLLVQGIATSIDALAVGISLAAVRADIVTSAAIIGITTTVLCFPAVCIGKKSGTFLNDKAEILGGVILIGIGLKIFISHMTGA; this comes from the coding sequence ATGGGATTTTTGGAACTCTTGCTTCTCGCAATCGGGCTGTCGATGGATGCGTTCGCCGTCAGCGTTTCGGACGGTATGTGTCTGCGCAACATGACGGCAAAAAAAGCCGCCGCAGTCGCGTTGACGTTCGGTATTTTTCAGGCACTGATGCCGGTAATCGGCTATTTGGGCGGTTCGCTTTTTTACGAACAGATACGGACGCTCGACCATTGGGTTGCGTTTATTCTCCTCGGATTTCTCGGCGGCAAAATGCTTTTCGAGGGAATCAAGGTTTGGCAAAAACCGAAAGACGAATGCTGCCCGGCTCAAAGCGAACTGACGTTCAAATTGCTGCTTGTGCAGGGAATCGCAACGAGTATAGACGCGCTCGCCGTCGGCATCAGCCTTGCCGCCGTGCGGGCCGATATCGTCACTTCGGCGGCGATCATCGGCATCACGACAACCGTTCTGTGTTTTCCGGCAGTTTGCATCGGCAAAAAATCGGGAACGTTTTTGAACGACAAGGCCGAAATTCTCGGCGGCGTAATCCTGATCGGAATCGGGCTGAAAATCTTCATTTCACATATGACCGGAGCCTGA
- a CDS encoding substrate-binding domain-containing protein has translation MHTIHEVAKLAGVSTATVSHVCNNTRYVSDDLRRKVLDAMAALQYKPNVIARGLRGGSLKSIGLVVPDCTNTFFAEIARAVDRVCFSQGYNIILCNTDNNVQQQSFYIDMLISKQVDGIIFISADETDADIRKCLDFSIPVVVADRDVTDDSVDNIIVDNELGAYQAASHLVSCGFSRIACITGPENIPSSRRRLHGFEKALREASVPLPESYVFTGNFHYSGGRDAFGYFSSLPCKPDAVFACNDMMALGFIHTALSSGLRIPSDVSIIGFDNTELSTVMSPKLSTVAQPIEEIAEIALRLLLGKIEKTEKRIRKVVLEPRLILRETCGKSVHSASE, from the coding sequence ATGCATACGATTCATGAAGTTGCCAAACTTGCAGGTGTCTCGACCGCGACCGTTTCTCACGTCTGCAACAATACCCGGTACGTGAGCGACGATCTGCGCCGAAAAGTGCTGGACGCCATGGCTGCGCTGCAATACAAGCCGAACGTAATCGCGCGCGGCCTGCGCGGCGGTTCATTAAAATCTATCGGACTGGTCGTTCCCGATTGTACCAATACGTTTTTTGCCGAAATCGCGCGGGCCGTAGACCGGGTGTGCTTTTCTCAAGGTTATAATATCATTCTCTGCAATACCGACAATAACGTGCAGCAGCAGTCGTTTTACATCGATATGCTTATATCAAAACAGGTCGACGGAATCATATTCATTTCCGCTGACGAAACGGATGCGGATATCCGTAAGTGTTTGGATTTTTCCATTCCGGTCGTCGTCGCCGACCGGGACGTTACGGATGATTCGGTGGACAATATTATCGTCGACAACGAATTGGGCGCATATCAGGCGGCGTCCCATCTGGTTTCGTGCGGGTTTTCCCGAATCGCCTGTATTACCGGACCGGAAAATATTCCGTCGAGCCGGCGCCGTCTGCACGGTTTTGAAAAAGCGCTGCGGGAAGCTTCCGTGCCGCTGCCGGAATCGTATGTTTTTACCGGCAATTTCCATTACAGCGGCGGCAGGGACGCTTTCGGGTATTTTTCATCGCTGCCGTGCAAGCCGGACGCCGTTTTTGCCTGCAATGACATGATGGCGCTCGGTTTTATCCATACCGCGTTGAGTTCGGGGCTCCGGATTCCTTCGGACGTATCTATTATCGGTTTTGACAATACGGAACTTTCAACGGTTATGTCTCCGAAACTTTCAACCGTGGCGCAGCCGATCGAAGAAATTGCCGAAATCGCGCTGCGTCTGCTGCTCGGCAAAATTGAAAAAACGGAAAAACGAATACGGAAAGTCGTTTTGGAGCCCCGGCTGATTCTGCGTGAAACGTGCGGAAAATCGGTACATTCAGCATCTGAATAA
- the rbsD gene encoding D-ribose pyranase, translated as MKRLGILNSDISRVLSYMRHTDTLCIGDCGLPCPQSTELIDIALDKGEPPFINVLKTVAADMRVESLVLAEEIRTENGAVLARIRELFPDTPVEFVPHAEFKKQTAFCKALIRTGEVTPYANVILRSACIF; from the coding sequence ATGAAACGCTTAGGAATTTTAAACAGCGACATTTCGCGAGTCCTTTCATACATGCGGCATACCGACACGCTGTGTATCGGCGACTGCGGCCTTCCGTGTCCGCAGTCGACTGAATTGATCGATATTGCGCTCGATAAAGGCGAGCCGCCGTTTATCAACGTGCTGAAGACGGTCGCTGCGGATATGCGGGTCGAATCGCTCGTGCTTGCCGAAGAAATCCGAACTGAAAACGGTGCCGTCCTTGCCCGGATACGGGAGCTGTTTCCCGATACGCCGGTGGAATTCGTTCCGCATGCGGAATTCAAAAAGCAAACGGCGTTCTGCAAAGCCCTCATCCGGACGGGAGAAGTAACTCCGTATGCGAACGTGATTCTGCGTTCCGCGTGTATTTTCTGA
- a CDS encoding sugar ABC transporter ATP-binding protein produces MRIHMNGISKCFGEAAILSDVHFSLEPGEIHALMGENGAGKSTLMKILTGVYQKDSGDIFIDDKKVCFSGPKQAEQAGICFVHQELNSLLDMTVQENIFLGRELTSVPGVLCVKRMKRETERILQTFGVAIAADELLGNLSVGQRQMVEIAKAFLVQAEAVILDEPTAALTDTEVDRLFSVVRLLKEKGTSFVYISHRMEEIFRLCDRVTVMRDGRIVGTESVRRTDADELIRLMIGRSLGNLYPKEPVAPGPILLQAEGLSKQGVFRDVSFRLHAGEILGIAGLMGSGRTEIAKTLFGSYRADSGSLYVKGKKLSLHSHTPRNARKLGIAFITEDRKEEGLMIRESIAKNLSLTNFSVITDHRFLISKKKERTLTAAAVSRFRIKCRGGNHICGNLSGGNQQKVVFAKWLFTEPDILILDEPTRGVDVGAKQEIYSIITELVKRGAAVLFISSELPEVIGMSDRIAVVHEGTIAGILERADVSQEKIMALATGGRA; encoded by the coding sequence ATGCGTATTCACATGAACGGAATTTCCAAGTGTTTCGGTGAGGCTGCGATTCTTTCCGACGTGCATTTTTCACTCGAACCGGGCGAAATTCACGCTTTAATGGGAGAAAACGGCGCCGGAAAATCGACTCTGATGAAAATTCTGACGGGAGTTTATCAGAAAGATTCCGGAGATATTTTTATCGATGATAAAAAGGTTTGTTTTTCCGGACCGAAGCAGGCGGAACAAGCCGGCATTTGCTTTGTGCATCAGGAATTGAATAGTCTGCTCGATATGACCGTTCAGGAAAATATCTTTTTGGGCAGAGAATTGACTTCCGTACCGGGCGTGCTGTGCGTAAAGCGGATGAAACGTGAAACGGAACGGATACTGCAAACGTTCGGGGTGGCTATCGCTGCGGACGAATTGTTGGGAAATCTTTCCGTGGGGCAGCGGCAGATGGTTGAAATTGCGAAAGCGTTTCTCGTTCAAGCCGAGGCGGTGATACTCGACGAACCGACGGCCGCGCTGACCGATACGGAAGTTGACCGGCTGTTTTCCGTCGTTCGGCTTTTGAAGGAAAAAGGGACGTCTTTCGTTTACATATCCCACCGTATGGAAGAAATTTTCCGGTTATGCGATCGGGTAACCGTTATGCGCGACGGCCGCATCGTCGGAACGGAATCCGTACGCCGAACCGACGCCGACGAATTGATACGCTTGATGATCGGGCGCAGTTTGGGAAATCTGTACCCGAAAGAACCCGTTGCTCCGGGACCGATTTTGCTGCAGGCGGAGGGATTGTCCAAACAGGGTGTGTTTCGGGACGTCAGCTTTCGGCTCCATGCGGGGGAAATTTTGGGAATCGCGGGACTTATGGGCAGCGGCCGGACGGAGATTGCAAAAACGCTGTTCGGTTCCTATCGCGCCGATTCGGGATCGCTGTACGTCAAGGGAAAAAAGCTCTCGCTTCATTCCCATACTCCCCGTAACGCGCGGAAACTCGGCATTGCTTTCATTACGGAAGACCGCAAAGAAGAGGGGCTGATGATCCGTGAAAGTATAGCGAAAAACCTGTCGCTTACCAATTTTTCCGTGATAACTGATCACCGGTTTTTGATCAGCAAAAAGAAGGAACGAACGCTGACCGCTGCCGCCGTATCCCGGTTCCGTATTAAATGCCGGGGCGGAAACCATATTTGCGGAAATTTAAGCGGCGGCAATCAGCAAAAAGTCGTTTTTGCAAAATGGCTTTTTACGGAACCGGACATACTGATTCTCGACGAGCCGACGCGCGGCGTCGACGTGGGTGCAAAACAGGAAATCTATTCTATTATAACGGAACTTGTCAAACGCGGTGCCGCCGTATTGTTCATTTCGTCAGAATTGCCGGAGGTCATCGGTATGAGCGACCGGATTGCCGTCGTGCACGAAGGTACGATTGCGGGAATTCTTGAACGCGCCGACGTATCTCAGGAAAAAATAATGGCTCTTGCAACAGGAGGACGTGCATGA
- a CDS encoding ABC transporter permease subunit: protein MNITTEKLKGLRDYGAQIALILLIIAISILSPEFRTVNNALSLLRQSAVNGLIAFGMTFVILTGGIDLSVGSVLCLTALLCAGMIKAAVPVPAALLLAFALGIVLGFLNGLMIVKGRLQPFIATLVSMTAYRGIGMIYSNGRPVSDLGQSALLAGLGKGHFLGIPVPVWILLIVFFIFLFILQKTVFGRQVYAVGCNPKAAALAGISTGRVTYLVYVISGAAAAVAGLILVSRLGSAQPTMGSGYELDAIAAVALGGTSMSGGRGRILGTLTGVLIIAILNNGMNILGISSYYQQVVKALVILLAVLSDRKR from the coding sequence ATGAACATAACGACTGAAAAACTGAAAGGTTTGCGGGATTATGGAGCGCAAATCGCATTGATTCTGCTCATAATTGCTATCAGCATACTCAGTCCTGAATTCAGAACGGTAAACAACGCGCTTTCACTGCTGCGTCAGTCCGCGGTGAACGGTTTGATTGCGTTCGGTATGACTTTCGTCATTCTTACCGGCGGAATCGATCTGTCGGTCGGTTCCGTGTTGTGTTTGACGGCGCTGCTGTGCGCCGGAATGATCAAAGCTGCGGTTCCCGTTCCCGCGGCGCTGCTTTTGGCTTTTGCCCTCGGCATCGTTTTGGGATTTCTGAACGGTCTGATGATTGTAAAAGGGCGGCTGCAGCCGTTTATAGCGACGCTCGTTTCAATGACTGCGTACCGGGGTATCGGAATGATATACAGCAACGGCCGGCCCGTTTCCGATTTAGGGCAGAGTGCGCTCCTTGCCGGTCTCGGCAAAGGTCATTTTTTGGGGATTCCTGTTCCCGTGTGGATTCTGCTGATCGTATTTTTTATCTTCCTTTTCATTTTACAGAAAACGGTTTTCGGGCGGCAGGTGTACGCCGTCGGTTGCAATCCGAAAGCAGCCGCGCTGGCAGGTATCAGTACCGGACGGGTAACGTATTTAGTGTACGTAATTTCCGGCGCGGCGGCAGCCGTTGCCGGCCTGATCCTTGTTTCCCGGCTCGGTTCCGCGCAGCCGACCATGGGCAGCGGTTACGAACTCGACGCTATCGCCGCCGTTGCGCTCGGCGGTACCAGTATGAGCGGCGGCCGCGGCAGAATTCTTGGAACGCTCACCGGTGTGCTCATCATTGCAATCCTGAACAACGGTATGAATATACTCGGCATATCTTCATATTATCAGCAGGTTGTAAAAGCTTTGGTTATATTACTTGCGGTTCTGTCTGACCGTAAGCGGTAG
- a CDS encoding substrate-binding domain-containing protein, whose protein sequence is MKKAIVWGMVCIACLLSGCAKKGETDTDLIGFSISTQNNPFFVTLADGAKKQAATDNSTLAVVDAGDDVVKQISDIEDLISKNVKVLIVNPVDSAAVAPAVTAAKKAGIPVIAVDRAVIGETVACQIASDNVAGAKMAGEYLLSLVGEGAEIAELQGIPGASATIDRGKGFHLAVDGKAEVKASLTANFNRVEGLAVTENLLQSHGDLKGLFAHNDEMALGALEAAAAAGKQIVIVGFDATDDAVAAVKDGRLAATVAQQPAEMGKIAVQTAIKLIRGESVPESLPVVVSLITK, encoded by the coding sequence ATGAAAAAGGCAATTGTATGGGGAATGGTTTGCATCGCTTGCTTGCTGAGCGGTTGTGCAAAAAAAGGCGAAACGGATACGGATCTGATCGGATTTTCGATATCCACGCAGAACAATCCGTTTTTCGTTACGCTTGCGGACGGCGCCAAAAAACAGGCGGCTACGGATAACAGCACTTTGGCAGTGGTCGATGCGGGAGACGACGTGGTAAAGCAAATAAGCGACATTGAAGATCTCATTTCAAAGAACGTAAAAGTGCTGATCGTTAATCCCGTGGACTCCGCCGCCGTTGCGCCGGCCGTTACCGCCGCAAAGAAAGCCGGTATTCCGGTAATCGCGGTAGACAGGGCCGTTATCGGTGAAACCGTCGCGTGCCAGATTGCGTCCGACAACGTCGCCGGTGCAAAAATGGCCGGCGAGTATCTGCTGTCGCTCGTGGGCGAAGGCGCTGAAATTGCCGAATTGCAGGGGATTCCGGGCGCTTCGGCAACTATAGACCGCGGAAAAGGATTTCACTTAGCCGTAGACGGAAAGGCGGAGGTGAAAGCAAGTTTGACGGCGAATTTTAACCGGGTTGAGGGGCTCGCGGTTACCGAAAACCTGCTGCAGTCGCACGGCGATTTAAAAGGGCTGTTCGCCCATAATGACGAAATGGCGCTTGGTGCGTTGGAAGCTGCGGCCGCCGCCGGTAAGCAAATCGTCATCGTCGGCTTCGACGCAACGGACGATGCGGTTGCAGCGGTAAAAGACGGACGTTTGGCCGCTACCGTTGCGCAGCAGCCTGCCGAAATGGGTAAAATTGCCGTACAAACCGCGATAAAACTTATCCGCGGTGAATCGGTTCCCGAATCGCTGCCGGTTGTCGTTTCATTGATCACAAAATAA
- a CDS encoding ribokinase: protein MKILNFGSINIDYVYRVTHFVRPGETLAADERSVFPGGKGLNQSVSLGRCCGTERDIFHAGCIGRADADFIDALLRENRVSGMFVETCESVTGHTIIQVDENGQNCILLYSGANGAQSEAHIARVFRRFGAGDYLVLQNEISCVAYILEQAHAAGMKIFFNPSPYTADIRKLPLEYVDCFLLNEIEAGDLCGTHAADESVLLAKTAAAFPRAEIVLTLGKRGVVCKTDSAVYRYGTYDVPVVDTTAAGDTFTGYFIGCRALGMDAPAALKYASAASSLAVSQRGAVPSIPRMHRVRDFADSAAVPSFN from the coding sequence ATGAAAATACTGAATTTCGGGTCGATCAATATCGACTATGTGTACCGCGTAACGCACTTCGTTCGGCCCGGCGAAACGCTCGCCGCGGACGAACGCTCCGTTTTTCCCGGTGGAAAAGGTCTCAATCAGTCCGTCTCGCTCGGCCGCTGCTGCGGAACTGAACGTGATATTTTTCATGCCGGATGTATCGGTCGAGCCGACGCCGATTTTATAGACGCTCTGTTGCGGGAAAACCGTGTCAGCGGCATGTTCGTGGAAACGTGCGAATCGGTTACGGGACACACGATTATTCAAGTTGACGAAAACGGGCAGAATTGTATTTTATTGTATTCGGGAGCGAACGGGGCACAGTCGGAAGCCCATATCGCCCGCGTTTTCCGCCGATTCGGCGCCGGTGATTACCTGGTGCTTCAGAACGAAATATCGTGCGTCGCTTATATTCTCGAGCAGGCTCATGCGGCGGGAATGAAGATTTTTTTCAACCCGTCGCCGTACACCGCCGATATCCGGAAATTACCGCTTGAATACGTCGACTGTTTTCTGCTGAACGAAATTGAAGCCGGAGATTTGTGCGGTACGCACGCTGCGGACGAATCGGTTTTGCTTGCAAAAACGGCCGCCGCGTTTCCGCGGGCGGAAATCGTGCTGACGCTGGGAAAGCGCGGCGTCGTCTGCAAAACTGATTCCGCCGTTTATCGGTACGGAACGTACGACGTACCGGTCGTCGACACGACGGCAGCGGGCGATACGTTTACCGGCTATTTTATCGGCTGCCGGGCGCTCGGTATGGACGCGCCGGCTGCGTTAAAGTATGCGTCGGCCGCGTCGTCGCTTGCCGTTTCGCAGCGCGGGGCGGTGCCTTCGATTCCCCGAATGCATCGTGTCCGTGATTTTGCCGACTCCGCCGCCGTTCCTTCCTTTAATTGA